The [Eubacterium] siraeum genome contains a region encoding:
- the rsxC gene encoding electron transport complex subunit RsxC, protein MLLHQVKLPHFKHSAESETVKLPMPDKVVISMAQHLGAPCTPTVKVGDKVKIGDVIGSSEAAMSAPVHSSISGTVTAITDVLHISGRNMQSVVIENDGLEQISDSVCPPTVENREQFLQAVRNSGSIGLGGAGFPTSLKLGFDPKEKQPDFLIINGAECEPYITSDYRCFMEEGEDVLEGVLLMLKYLGIPKCIIGIEKNKPKAIEKMTKLCEKHDNITVKPLKSSYPQGAEKTLIFSTTGRVVKEGTLPLASGCIVINSSTAAFIAQYIRTGMPLVKRRITVDGNIVKKPSNFIVPVGMSIGEIVYYAELSDKPDRIILGGPMMGACAFDPDYPLSKTNNAVLMFADSPVYEPSECIRCGKCVKACSMNLLPTELEHAFDMRDARRLEKLKVNLCVNCGACSFVCPAKRNLAEKNQLAKAFLREQSTRKGK, encoded by the coding sequence ATGCTTTTACATCAGGTAAAGCTGCCGCACTTCAAACATTCCGCCGAAAGCGAAACTGTAAAGCTACCCATGCCCGACAAGGTAGTGATAAGTATGGCTCAGCATCTCGGCGCACCGTGTACCCCGACAGTAAAGGTCGGCGACAAGGTGAAAATAGGCGATGTGATAGGCAGCAGTGAGGCGGCTATGTCCGCACCCGTTCACAGCAGTATATCGGGAACGGTAACGGCAATAACCGATGTCCTGCATATATCGGGCAGAAATATGCAGTCGGTCGTTATTGAGAATGACGGCCTCGAACAGATCAGCGACAGCGTCTGTCCGCCTACTGTAGAAAACAGGGAGCAGTTTTTACAGGCGGTAAGAAACAGCGGCTCCATAGGTCTTGGCGGCGCAGGCTTTCCTACCTCGCTGAAGCTCGGCTTTGACCCAAAAGAAAAACAGCCCGATTTCCTTATTATAAACGGTGCGGAGTGCGAGCCTTACATAACCTCCGACTACCGTTGCTTTATGGAGGAGGGCGAGGACGTTCTTGAGGGCGTGTTGCTTATGCTGAAATATCTCGGTATACCGAAGTGCATTATCGGCATTGAAAAGAATAAGCCGAAAGCCATCGAGAAAATGACAAAGCTTTGCGAAAAGCACGACAACATCACGGTAAAACCGCTCAAATCAAGCTATCCGCAGGGTGCTGAGAAAACGCTTATTTTCAGCACGACAGGCAGAGTGGTAAAGGAAGGCACACTGCCCCTTGCAAGCGGCTGTATAGTTATCAATTCCTCCACTGCGGCATTTATCGCACAGTATATAAGAACAGGTATGCCGCTCGTAAAAAGAAGAATAACCGTTGACGGAAATATTGTGAAGAAGCCGTCAAACTTCATTGTTCCCGTCGGAATGTCGATAGGCGAGATAGTGTATTACGCCGAGCTTTCCGACAAGCCCGACAGAATAATACTCGGCGGACCTATGATGGGTGCGTGTGCATTCGACCCCGACTATCCGCTTTCCAAAACAAACAACGCAGTGCTTATGTTCGCAGACAGCCCCGTATATGAGCCGTCAGAGTGCATACGCTGCGGCAAGTGCGTAAAAGCCTGCAGTATGAATCTTCTGCCGACAGAGCTTGAACACGCATTTGATATGAGGGACGCAAGGCGACTTGAAAAGCTGAAGGTAAACCTCTGCGTCAATTGCGGCGCTTGCAGCTTTGTCTGTCCGGCAAAGCGTAACCTTGCGGAAAAGAATCAGCTTGCAAAGGCGTTTCTGCGTGAGCAGTCAACAAGGAAAGGAAAGTAA
- a CDS encoding RnfABCDGE type electron transport complex subunit D → MSKLIIEPSPHIKSGVTTQKIMLSVIIALLPALVASVWIFGLRALIMTVICCTSCVIFEWACRKIMKRNNTISDLSAVVTGMLLAFNLPVTLPFYMAIIGCFVAIVIVKQFFGGIGQNFANPAITGRIVLMLSFTSYMTTWAEPFYYRNAGEIVTTSTPLVSETPASLADLFFGTTGGCIGETCALALLIGGIFLVAVRVISPVTPLCFIGTVFVLSIFSSGSLEGALASVLSGGLLLGAIFMSTDYATTPITTKGRIIFGIGCGLVTMLIRCFGSMPEGVSYSILLMNILSPLIDRFTVPKAFGAASEQKGGKK, encoded by the coding sequence ATGTCTAAACTTATAATAGAGCCGTCACCGCACATAAAGTCGGGTGTTACGACTCAGAAGATAATGCTGAGCGTTATTATAGCACTGCTCCCAGCACTTGTTGCGTCTGTGTGGATTTTCGGGCTGAGAGCGCTCATAATGACAGTAATATGCTGCACGTCCTGCGTGATTTTCGAGTGGGCTTGCAGAAAGATAATGAAAAGAAACAACACGATAAGCGACCTGTCCGCTGTGGTAACAGGTATGCTCCTTGCGTTCAACCTACCCGTCACATTGCCTTTTTATATGGCGATAATCGGTTGCTTTGTAGCAATAGTAATAGTAAAGCAGTTCTTCGGCGGTATCGGCCAGAACTTTGCAAACCCTGCGATAACAGGCAGAATAGTGCTTATGCTGTCGTTCACGTCCTATATGACAACATGGGCAGAGCCGTTCTATTACCGTAACGCAGGAGAGATAGTAACTACATCGACACCTCTTGTAAGCGAAACGCCCGCTTCGCTTGCTGACCTGTTCTTCGGAACAACAGGCGGCTGTATAGGCGAAACCTGCGCTCTTGCACTGCTTATAGGCGGAATTTTCTTAGTGGCTGTCCGTGTAATATCGCCAGTAACTCCTCTGTGCTTCATCGGTACGGTGTTCGTGCTGTCGATATTCTCAAGCGGAAGCCTTGAGGGTGCGTTAGCGTCCGTTCTTTCGGGCGGACTTCTGCTCGGTGCAATATTCATGTCCACTGACTATGCGACTACTCCCATCACCACAAAGGGCAGGATAATATTCGGCATAGGTTGCGGACTTGTAACTATGCTCATACGTTGCTTTGGCAGTATGCCTGAGGGCGTATCGTACTCAATACTGCTTATGAATATCCTCTCTCCGCTTATTGACCGCTTCACAGTGCCGAAGGCATTCGGTGCGGCAAGTGAGCAGAAAGGCGGTAAGAAATGA
- a CDS encoding FMN-binding protein, whose amino-acid sequence MNVLKKIKPVLVLSIICTLICALLIVTYNLTYVDTSGVLTDNLKAGCIAADGEGEYALITDKAAAKLDGEEFGSISKIVKNKTKGTFLFETVVDGYAADGIDAVIAIDKNGAVSGISIIALGETPSLGSKINDDAFLQRFYGVKSDISIVKSGPKNENEVQGITGSTLSSKGMAKAVNLAVKAYSVMDKEVQPNE is encoded by the coding sequence ATGAACGTACTGAAAAAAATCAAGCCCGTGCTTGTATTGTCAATTATCTGTACTCTTATTTGCGCACTGCTGATAGTCACATATAATCTGACTTATGTAGATACGTCCGGTGTGCTGACGGATAATCTGAAAGCAGGCTGTATCGCCGCAGACGGCGAGGGCGAATATGCACTTATCACCGATAAGGCGGCGGCAAAGCTGGACGGCGAAGAATTCGGTAGTATCTCAAAGATAGTTAAGAACAAGACAAAAGGCACGTTCCTTTTTGAAACCGTTGTTGACGGCTATGCCGCAGACGGCATCGACGCAGTAATAGCGATAGACAAAAACGGCGCAGTAAGCGGTATAAGCATAATCGCACTCGGCGAAACTCCCAGTCTTGGCTCAAAAATAAACGACGATGCATTCCTGCAGAGGTTCTACGGCGTGAAGTCGGATATTTCGATAGTCAAGTCAGGGCCGAAAAACGAAAACGAGGTACAGGGAATTACAGGCTCGACGCTTTCCTCAAAAGGTATGGCGAAGGCTGTAAATCTTGCCGTAAAGGCATACTCGGTAATGGATAAGGAGGTACAGCCGAATGAGTAA
- a CDS encoding electron transport complex subunit E — protein sequence MSNLKEFTKGLIKENPNMVMLLGMCPTLAITTMAANGVGMGLSTTFVLVCSNIVISLLKKVIPDTVRLPAYIVIVAGFVTFVSLILQAFAPDIYSSLGMYLSLITVNCIILGRAEMFASKNKVIPSIMDGLGMGLGFTLTLVLVGSVREIFGSGQWFGITVMPEFIEPMTLFILPAGGFFVLGAVIAVVNRLMKKKPREIGCHNCPNADGCPGACDKANSNGGEQ from the coding sequence ATGAGTAATCTGAAGGAATTTACCAAAGGACTTATAAAAGAAAATCCGAACATGGTAATGCTGCTCGGTATGTGTCCCACGCTCGCCATTACAACAATGGCGGCAAACGGTGTAGGTATGGGACTTTCCACAACGTTTGTACTTGTATGTTCAAATATAGTTATCTCTCTGCTTAAAAAAGTGATTCCCGACACGGTAAGACTTCCTGCATATATAGTTATAGTAGCAGGCTTTGTAACGTTTGTAAGCCTTATATTACAGGCATTCGCCCCCGATATTTATTCGAGCCTTGGTATGTACCTGAGCCTTATCACAGTTAACTGTATCATTCTCGGCAGAGCGGAAATGTTCGCTTCTAAAAACAAGGTCATCCCGTCGATAATGGACGGTCTTGGAATGGGACTCGGCTTTACGCTGACGCTTGTGCTTGTAGGCTCTGTCCGTGAGATATTCGGTTCGGGTCAGTGGTTCGGAATTACCGTAATGCCTGAATTTATAGAGCCTATGACGCTGTTCATTCTCCCCGCAGGCGGATTCTTTGTACTCGGTGCCGTTATAGCTGTTGTAAACCGCCTTATGAAGAAAAAGCCCCGTGAAATCGGCTGTCACAACTGCCCCAACGCAGATGGCTGCCCCGGTGCCTGCGACAAGGCAAACAGTAACGGAGGTGAGCAGTAA
- the rsxA gene encoding electron transport complex subunit RsxA: MEIAKNLMIILLTGILTENFVLSKFLGICPFLGVSKKLDSSIGMGAAVTFVMVCASLVTYPIYYGILVPLGIEYMNTIAFILVIAVFVQLVEMVLKKYMPPLYKSLGVYLPLITTNCAVLGVTLLNLTKDYDLLESVVNSFGAGLGFMIAMIIFSGVRSRLERCDIPKALQGAPITLMAASIVSLAFIGFGGVVDGIFGG, from the coding sequence ATGGAAATCGCAAAAAATCTGATGATAATACTGCTGACAGGCATTCTGACCGAGAACTTCGTATTATCAAAATTCCTCGGTATCTGCCCCTTCTTAGGCGTTTCAAAGAAGCTCGACAGCTCGATAGGCATGGGTGCGGCGGTTACATTCGTAATGGTCTGTGCAAGCCTTGTTACCTATCCTATTTACTACGGTATACTCGTTCCGCTCGGAATAGAGTATATGAATACGATAGCGTTTATCCTTGTAATCGCCGTATTCGTTCAGCTTGTTGAAATGGTGCTGAAAAAATATATGCCGCCGCTTTATAAGTCGCTCGGCGTGTATCTTCCCCTTATCACCACAAACTGTGCCGTACTCGGTGTTACACTGCTCAACCTTACAAAAGACTACGACCTTTTAGAGAGTGTTGTAAACTCGTTCGGTGCGGGTCTTGGCTTTATGATAGCTATGATAATATTCTCAGGTGTACGTTCAAGACTTGAACGCTGTGATATACCTAAGGCACTTCAGGGTGCTCCGATAACGCTTATGGCGGCTTCGATAGTATCGCTTGCGTTTATAGGCTTCGGCGGTGTAGTTGACGGAATTTTCGGCGGTTAA
- a CDS encoding RnfABCDGE type electron transport complex subunit B, protein MKEYILPILIFLGFGALSGILLLIASKVLAVKTDETEAKITEALPGANCGGCGYSGCAGYAAAVAHDGAPTNLCKPGGADVMKKINAIMGTEGGEFVREVAYVRCNGCEKATKDRFTFTGTKSCAAVEKFYNGKGECRFGCDGYGDCAAVCGNDAITITDGVAVVDPAKCGGCGKCVTACPNHLIFLRKETSTVALRCSSKDSGKVTRTVCTNGCIGCKICEKKCPHGAVIVADNHAVIDYDKCTSCGTCVSACPRKCLVNITCTHSEKSEQADN, encoded by the coding sequence ATGAAAGAATATATTTTACCTATACTTATATTTCTCGGCTTCGGCGCACTTTCGGGTATATTACTGCTGATAGCGTCAAAGGTGCTGGCTGTAAAGACAGATGAAACCGAGGCAAAGATAACCGAGGCACTTCCCGGTGCAAACTGCGGCGGATGCGGCTATTCGGGCTGTGCAGGCTATGCCGCCGCCGTAGCTCATGACGGCGCTCCGACTAACCTGTGTAAGCCGGGCGGAGCGGATGTTATGAAGAAGATAAACGCAATAATGGGTACCGAGGGCGGAGAATTTGTCCGTGAGGTAGCCTATGTTCGTTGCAACGGCTGTGAAAAAGCGACTAAGGACAGATTTACATTCACAGGAACAAAGTCCTGCGCCGCTGTTGAGAAATTCTACAACGGCAAGGGCGAATGCCGCTTCGGCTGTGACGGCTACGGCGACTGCGCAGCGGTTTGCGGTAATGACGCAATTACGATTACTGACGGCGTTGCGGTGGTCGACCCTGCTAAGTGCGGCGGTTGCGGAAAGTGCGTTACCGCCTGTCCGAATCACCTTATATTCCTCCGAAAAGAAACAAGCACAGTTGCTCTGCGTTGCTCGTCAAAGGACAGCGGCAAGGTCACAAGAACGGTATGTACAAACGGCTGTATCGGCTGTAAGATATGTGAGAAAAAATGTCCTCACGGTGCGGTTATCGTTGCGGATAACCACGCTGTTATCGACTATGACAAATGTACCTCGTGCGGTACCTGCGTATCTGCCTGTCCGAGAAAGTGCCTTGTCAATATAACCTGCACACATTCCGAAAAGTCGGAGCAGGCGGACAATTAA
- a CDS encoding zinc ribbon domain-containing protein → MDENAKKNERELRKYRAKLRMDYYPLPLRWFKFFRYVSMILNIINCISGIGSYILLAAATNSPEAVEKIQSANPGINMELFTAIAVADFLVTVYLLVLCVLVFKRMGTLAVSGYNLIVAFLISVPVINGVRQLMSGCLNAMVDPEVYTFGDTIRNMIVMIAFSGVASLLNYIYFRKRKSLFTDHPEIDDIEIDNGSVQLQHYDECPFCHAKINGNSSFCEHCGRNFTEPADNGEDNSRKE, encoded by the coding sequence ATGGATGAAAACGCAAAAAAGAATGAACGTGAATTAAGAAAATATCGTGCAAAGCTCAGAATGGATTATTATCCGTTGCCGCTCAGGTGGTTTAAATTTTTCCGCTATGTGTCGATGATACTCAATATCATAAACTGCATATCGGGTATAGGCAGTTATATTCTGTTAGCCGCCGCAACGAACAGCCCCGAAGCCGTCGAAAAAATACAGTCCGCCAATCCCGGAATAAATATGGAATTATTCACGGCAATCGCCGTAGCGGATTTTCTGGTAACGGTCTATCTTCTTGTGCTGTGTGTGCTTGTATTCAAAAGAATGGGTACGCTCGCAGTGTCGGGATATAATCTGATAGTCGCATTTCTGATTTCTGTTCCTGTTATAAACGGCGTGCGACAGCTTATGTCAGGATGCCTTAATGCTATGGTCGATCCGGAGGTTTATACATTCGGCGATACTATCAGAAATATGATAGTGATGATAGCATTTTCGGGTGTCGCATCACTGCTTAATTACATTTATTTCAGAAAGCGTAAGAGCCTGTTTACAGACCACCCCGAAATTGACGATATTGAAATCGACAACGGAAGCGTTCAGCTTCAGCACTATGACGAATGCCCGTTCTGCCACGCAAAGATAAACGGCAATTCGTCCTTCTGCGAGCATTGCGGAAGAAATTTCACCGAACCGGCGGATAACGGTGAGGATAATTCCCGGAAGGAATAA
- a CDS encoding GGDEF domain-containing protein has translation MKITELFSLGANEIKNRLPMATAAKFSTQKIEGKSGKSLLAACISRYNCRIIPIAAIIMIICTFMSVLFENVITDGGSAEIAGEVLILFTAVCGVGFGFYFSGKYPSYYPYVFWGLYLISYCIKVTGCISGATGLSQTAVTIMVFAAVPVFAPAASAFFLGIIPVWYTILCNINDVSGYYPFTVWGLALLGFFISCSMYSLYTARMINSKRIKDDKERMKMSAVMDSRTDLYNRAYGIEKATELLRSGNSIALLLVDIDNFAEYNRIYGTEKADEVLFAVANCVKIISKPKTDIICRYEGDTILVCLTVKADKEAIVLSEEIRSVVKDMKIPFPEASRYRNITATVSAARGMPGDTYDDIYVRAMRSQSVAKRIGGNCIAFKEHTFRPDGEK, from the coding sequence ATGAAAATTACAGAGTTGTTTTCACTCGGAGCAAATGAAATTAAAAACCGTCTGCCTATGGCAACTGCGGCAAAGTTTTCTACTCAGAAGATAGAGGGCAAAAGCGGAAAAAGTCTGCTCGCCGCCTGCATATCACGATATAACTGCCGTATCATTCCGATAGCGGCGATCATAATGATAATATGCACGTTTATGTCGGTTCTGTTCGAGAATGTAATTACCGACGGCGGCTCGGCAGAGATTGCAGGAGAGGTGCTGATACTGTTCACCGCAGTGTGCGGTGTAGGCTTCGGATTTTATTTCAGCGGAAAATACCCGTCATATTATCCTTATGTATTCTGGGGACTTTATCTGATTTCATACTGTATAAAGGTCACCGGCTGTATTTCCGGGGCGACCGGACTTTCGCAGACGGCGGTAACAATAATGGTTTTCGCCGCCGTTCCCGTTTTCGCACCTGCCGCATCGGCGTTCTTCCTCGGCATAATCCCCGTGTGGTATACGATACTCTGTAATATAAATGATGTTTCGGGCTATTACCCGTTCACAGTGTGGGGACTTGCCTTGCTCGGCTTTTTTATATCCTGCTCGATGTACAGCCTTTACACCGCCAGAATGATAAATTCAAAGCGTATAAAGGACGACAAAGAGCGGATGAAGATGTCGGCGGTCATGGACAGCCGTACTGACCTTTATAACAGGGCATACGGCATAGAAAAGGCTACAGAGCTTCTCAGAAGCGGCAACAGCATTGCACTGCTGCTTGTCGATATAGACAATTTTGCGGAATACAACCGCATTTACGGCACGGAAAAAGCCGATGAAGTGCTTTTTGCCGTAGCCAACTGCGTAAAGATAATATCAAAGCCTAAGACGGATATTATCTGCAGATATGAGGGCGATACTATCCTTGTCTGCCTTACGGTAAAAGCCGATAAGGAGGCAATTGTACTCAGCGAGGAGATACGCAGTGTCGTAAAGGATATGAAGATACCGTTCCCCGAAGCAAGCCGTTACCGTAACATAACAGCGACAGTAAGCGCCGCAAGAGGTATGCCCGGCGATACCTATGACGATATATATGTCAGGGCGATGCGCTCCCAGAGCGTTGCAAAACGCATAGGCGGAAACTGCATAGCATTCAAGGAACACACCTTCAGACCCGACGGAGAAAAATAA
- a CDS encoding glycoside hydrolase family 5 protein, with translation MRNFDGFYKGIDLGGWISQCGSKYNDEHYSTFITEKDIEKIATMGLDHVRMPVDYNVIQTDDGEIIESGMAYIESCVGWCKKHGLNIVIDLHKTCGYIFDDPSYCGFFGNEKLQDQFVYLWQEIARRYGNDSHIAFELLNEITSADFTDSWNKIASRTVKEIRKIAPETKIVIGGIFNSSIYGLTLLDIDWDENIVLTFHCYNPLVFTHQGAGWVDRLDKSYRTKFPATAEKLLADSRKYFGEDFTSDFDGITGMIDSGFFVKMFADAVKVAEKLNLPLYCGEYGVIDRADPESTLNWFRMINEAFEQLHIARAVWSYKEMDFGITDEHYAPIYDELIKVL, from the coding sequence ATGAGAAATTTTGACGGATTTTATAAGGGTATAGACCTGGGCGGTTGGATCTCGCAGTGTGGAAGCAAGTACAATGACGAACATTATTCCACCTTCATAACCGAAAAGGATATTGAAAAGATAGCTACAATGGGACTTGATCACGTCCGTATGCCTGTAGATTACAATGTTATCCAGACGGATGACGGCGAAATCATCGAAAGCGGAATGGCTTACATTGAAAGCTGTGTCGGCTGGTGCAAAAAGCACGGTCTTAATATCGTTATCGATCTGCACAAGACCTGCGGATATATCTTTGACGATCCGAGCTATTGCGGATTTTTCGGCAACGAAAAGCTGCAGGATCAGTTTGTGTATCTGTGGCAGGAGATAGCAAGGCGTTACGGAAATGACAGTCATATAGCATTCGAACTGCTCAACGAAATCACAAGCGCAGATTTCACAGATTCGTGGAACAAGATAGCAAGCCGTACCGTAAAGGAGATAAGAAAAATAGCGCCCGAAACAAAAATAGTCATCGGCGGTATCTTCAACTCGAGCATTTACGGGCTGACGCTCCTTGACATTGATTGGGATGAAAACATAGTGCTGACATTCCACTGCTACAATCCGCTTGTTTTCACTCATCAGGGTGCCGGCTGGGTAGATCGCCTTGATAAGTCATACCGCACAAAATTCCCTGCTACAGCCGAAAAGCTTCTTGCGGACAGCAGAAAATATTTCGGTGAGGATTTCACTTCGGATTTTGACGGTATAACAGGTATGATTGACAGCGGCTTCTTTGTAAAGATGTTTGCCGACGCTGTAAAGGTAGCGGAAAAGCTGAATCTTCCTCTTTACTGCGGTGAATACGGCGTAATAGACAGAGCTGACCCCGAAAGCACGCTGAACTGGTTCAGAATGATAAACGAAGCATTTGAACAGCTTCATATCGCCCGTGCGGTATGGTCGTACAAGGAAATGGATTTCGGCATAACGGACGAGCATTATGCGCCGATTTATGACGAACTTATAAAGGTGCTGTAA
- the hcp gene encoding hydroxylamine reductase gives MDEMFCFQCQQTAHNEKCNGKAGVCGKKSDTAKAQDELIGALIGLAKAAECGTPTDSTDRLVLKGLFTTITNVSFNTKTVNELTAEVEEEKRKICKSKVDNYDLSRLWEASDDIRSLKSLILFGIKGMAAYAYHALVLGKTDSEVNSFFYTALRAIEGESNPDKLLGLVLKTGEVNFRCMALLDSANTESYGNPVPTVVPLTIEKGPFIVVSGHDLHDLKLLLEQTEGKGINIYTHSEMLPAHGYPELKKYKHLKGNFGTGWQNQQSEFHNIPAPILFTTNCIMPVRQSYSDRVFTTSVVSYPELVHIGDDKDFSPVIAKALECGGYDEDKEMTGMNGGHTVMTGFAHNAVLSRADEIVALVKQGKIKHFFLIGGCDGASPSRSYYTDFAKATPPDTLILTLACGKYRINDLDLGAIEGIPRILDCGQCNDAYSAIRIALALADAFGCSVNDLPLTLVLSWYEQKAVCILLTLLYLGIKNIFLGPTLPAFISPGVLDILVKNYNITPTDVPEKDLAKALGRK, from the coding sequence ATGGACGAAATGTTTTGTTTTCAGTGCCAGCAGACGGCACACAACGAAAAATGCAACGGAAAAGCAGGCGTATGCGGTAAAAAAAGCGATACCGCAAAAGCGCAGGACGAGCTTATCGGCGCACTTATAGGTCTTGCAAAAGCGGCGGAGTGCGGTACTCCTACAGACAGCACAGACCGCCTTGTTCTGAAAGGGCTTTTCACGACTATCACAAATGTCAGCTTCAATACAAAAACCGTAAATGAACTGACAGCAGAGGTCGAGGAGGAGAAACGAAAAATTTGCAAGAGCAAGGTTGACAACTACGACCTTTCAAGGCTATGGGAAGCAAGCGATGATATTCGCTCGCTGAAATCGCTTATTCTGTTCGGCATCAAGGGCATGGCGGCGTATGCGTATCATGCTCTTGTGCTTGGCAAAACCGACAGCGAGGTAAATTCCTTCTTCTACACGGCACTAAGGGCGATCGAGGGCGAAAGCAATCCGGACAAGCTGTTAGGTCTTGTGCTTAAAACAGGCGAAGTGAATTTCAGGTGCATGGCGCTTCTTGACAGTGCAAACACGGAGAGCTACGGTAATCCCGTGCCTACTGTCGTTCCTTTGACGATAGAAAAAGGTCCGTTTATAGTGGTCAGCGGTCACGATCTGCATGATTTAAAGCTGTTGCTCGAGCAGACGGAGGGCAAGGGCATAAATATCTACACCCACAGTGAAATGCTCCCTGCACACGGGTATCCAGAACTCAAAAAATACAAGCACTTAAAGGGCAACTTCGGCACGGGCTGGCAAAATCAGCAGTCTGAGTTCCACAACATTCCCGCCCCGATACTGTTCACCACCAACTGCATTATGCCGGTAAGGCAGAGCTACAGCGACAGGGTTTTCACAACATCTGTAGTATCTTACCCTGAGCTTGTCCACATCGGTGACGATAAGGATTTTTCTCCTGTTATAGCAAAGGCTCTCGAATGCGGCGGATATGACGAGGATAAGGAAATGACCGGCATGAACGGCGGTCATACGGTTATGACGGGCTTTGCGCATAATGCCGTACTGTCAAGAGCGGATGAGATAGTAGCGCTTGTAAAGCAGGGAAAGATAAAGCACTTCTTCCTTATCGGCGGCTGTGACGGTGCAAGTCCGAGCAGAAGCTACTACACGGATTTTGCAAAAGCGACACCGCCCGATACGCTTATCCTGACGCTCGCCTGCGGAAAGTACCGTATAAATGACCTTGACCTTGGTGCAATCGAGGGTATACCGAGAATACTCGACTGCGGACAATGCAATGACGCATACAGCGCTATAAGAATCGCTCTTGCACTTGCGGATGCTTTCGGCTGTTCGGTAAATGACCTGCCGCTGACGCTTGTTCTGTCGTGGTATGAGCAGAAGGCTGTCTGCATACTGCTGACGCTTTTATATCTCGGAATAAAGAATATTTTCCTCGGCCCTACTCTGCCTGCGTTTATTTCGCCGGGAGTGCTTGATATACTCGTAAAGAACTACAACATCACGCCGACCGACGTTCCGGAAAAGGACCTTGCGAAAGCGCTCGGCAGAAAATAA
- a CDS encoding aminopeptidase, translated as MDKNMLSEYAKLMVKVGANVQKGQKVRLYAEVDQYELATLVAKECYNAGASYVEMFWSCGAVERLHYENASVETLGTVLSWEEERQKQMVKDLPARIFIESADPDELSGIPADVISTVGRMRSKVLKKYRDEIDGKHQWLIVAAASPKWAKKVFPDDDSDTAVEKLWNAIFSCVYLDGNRNWEQVWKQHTDTMREKADWLNSKCFKSLRYSSSNGTYFTVQLIPGAKWCGAADINRVNGAAYVPNMPTEEVFISPMKGKCEGKLVATKPLSWSGNLIDGFEVEFTNGRVSGCKAKQGEEILKKMFAMDNGASMLGEVALVPKESPINRSGLLFMNTLFDENACCHVAVGEGFQEVIEGAENMTLDEIHALGVNDSIIHVDFMIGSDDLDITGICEDGTEIPVFRNGTWA; from the coding sequence ATGGATAAAAATATGTTAAGCGAATATGCAAAATTGATGGTAAAGGTCGGCGCTAATGTTCAGAAAGGGCAGAAGGTACGCCTTTATGCCGAGGTTGACCAATACGAGCTTGCCACCCTTGTTGCGAAGGAGTGCTACAATGCCGGCGCAAGCTATGTTGAGATGTTCTGGAGCTGTGGCGCTGTAGAAAGACTTCATTACGAAAATGCTTCGGTAGAAACGCTTGGTACTGTTCTTAGCTGGGAAGAAGAAAGACAGAAGCAGATGGTGAAGGATCTGCCTGCAAGGATTTTTATAGAATCTGCCGACCCTGATGAGCTGAGCGGTATTCCTGCGGATGTAATTTCAACGGTAGGCAGGATGCGTTCAAAGGTGCTTAAGAAATACCGTGATGAGATAGACGGCAAGCACCAGTGGCTGATAGTTGCCGCCGCTTCACCCAAATGGGCAAAGAAGGTGTTCCCGGACGATGACAGCGATACCGCAGTGGAAAAACTCTGGAACGCAATTTTCTCCTGCGTTTATCTTGACGGCAATAGAAACTGGGAGCAGGTGTGGAAACAGCATACCGATACTATGAGGGAAAAAGCCGATTGGCTCAACAGCAAGTGCTTTAAATCCCTCAGATACAGTAGCAGTAACGGCACGTATTTCACCGTACAGCTTATTCCCGGAGCAAAGTGGTGCGGTGCGGCTGATATAAACCGTGTAAACGGAGCGGCTTACGTTCCGAATATGCCGACCGAGGAAGTGTTCATAAGCCCGATGAAGGGCAAGTGCGAGGGCAAACTTGTCGCCACGAAGCCTCTGAGTTGGTCGGGCAACCTGATAGACGGCTTTGAGGTAGAATTCACAAACGGCAGGGTATCCGGCTGTAAAGCAAAGCAGGGCGAGGAAATACTGAAGAAGATGTTCGCTATGGATAATGGTGCTTCAATGCTCGGCGAGGTTGCGCTTGTTCCTAAGGAATCTCCGATAAACCGTTCCGGACTTCTGTTTATGAATACCCTATTTGATGAGAATGCCTGCTGTCACGTTGCGGTAGGCGAGGGCTTTCAGGAGGTTATCGAGGGAGCTGAAAATATGACTCTTGACGAGATTCACGCTCTTGGCGTAAACGATTCTATAATACACGTTGACTTTATGATAGGCTCAGATGACCTTGATATAACTGGCATTTGCGAGGACGGCACTGAGATACCCGTGTTCAGAAACGGAACGTGGGCGTGA